In the Rhinoderma darwinii isolate aRhiDar2 chromosome 13, aRhiDar2.hap1, whole genome shotgun sequence genome, one interval contains:
- the RPRML gene encoding reprimo-like protein produces MNGTFFNQTVLDQGAYNNSTQGLGSLIGCCNGTRAVITNDGGSLVLTPDERSLFITRVVQIAVLCVLSLTVIFGVFFLGCNLLIKSESMINFLVKDRRPSKDVGAVILGLY; encoded by the coding sequence ATGAATGGGACTTTCTTCAACCAGACTGTCCTGGACCAAGGAGCTTACAACAACTCAACCCAGGGACTTGGATCTTTGATTGGATGTTGCAATGGGACCAGGGCTGTCATCACAAATGATGGGGGCTCCCTGGTCTTAACTCCAGATGAGAGAAGCTTGTTCATCACCAGGGTGGTCCAGATCGCGGTTCTGTGCGTCCTATCCCTCACTGTCATATTTGGCGTATTCTTCCTTGGCTGCAACTTGCTCATCAAGTCTGAAAGTATGATAAACTTCTTAGTGAAGGACAGGAGACCATCAAAAGATGTGGGTGCAGTGATTCTGGGTCTCTACTGA